A single region of the Raphanus sativus cultivar WK10039 chromosome 1, ASM80110v3, whole genome shotgun sequence genome encodes:
- the LOC108805400 gene encoding uncharacterized protein LOC108805400 isoform X2: MNNNNNNNRVFFWGDVTVYEGGAWATATSILLIYLFRILFKFRFFSSPSPSPSPSIADSVSHPQIQSSRTLRRVVCDEDLKWLIQNLEGSKEAWEHVIHKSNHRLSYSAKRCNPNDGGPMKYLSVTVFEDCSPEMLKDFYMDNDFRKQWDKTVVAHHQLQVDSNTGIEFGRTIKKFPLLTSREYVLAWKLWQGNKDNFFCFTKECDHDLVPRQKKYVRVSHFRSGWRISRVPGRNACEIKMFHQENAGLNVEMAKLAFSKGIWSYVSKMDNAFRNYVAITHRPQGSVLSALTLIAEVPSELESQTVDVTASMGTNGGERISTQVAIQKKKKILRKPSKKLIAKGLVLVGGAAICLSRGHSALGAKVALAYLLTKLNKRATPLKQQTTHNSSI, translated from the exons atgaataataataataataataatagggTATTTTTCTGGGGAGATGTAACTGTGTATGAGGGAGGAGCCTGGGCCACCGCTACATCGATTCTCTTAATATATCTCTTTCGTATCTTGTTCAAGTTTCgcttcttttcttctccttctccctctccctctccttcCATTGCCGACTCTGTTTCCCATCCCCAAATCCAATCATCAAG GACACTTAGAAGAGTTGTTTGTGATGAAGATTTGAAATGGCTGATCCAAAACTTGGAGGGAAGCAAAGAGGCGTGGGAACATGTTATCCACAAATCCAACCATCGCCTTTCTTACTCCGCTAAACGCTGCAACCCTAAC GATGGTGGTCCAATGAAGTACCTAAGTGTTACTGTATTTGAGGATTGCTCCCCTGAGATGTTGAAGGACTTTTACATGGACAACGATTTTAGGAAGCAATGGGATAAGACTGTCGTTGCTCATCACCAACTTCAAGTTGATAGCAATACCGGAATTGAGTTTGGTCGCACTATCAAAAAGTTCCCCTTGTTGACATCAAGGGAGTACGTCCTTGCCTGGAAGTTGTGGCAGGGAAACAAGGACAACTTCTTCTGTTTCACTAAG GAATGTGATCATGATTTGGTACCGCGACAGAAAAAGTATGTCCGTGTCAGTCACTTTAGATCTGGTTGGCGGATCAGCAGAG TTCCGGGAAGAAATGCTTGTGAGATCAAAATGTTCCACCAGGAAAATGCAGGGTTAAATGTTGAGATGGCCAAGCTCGCTTTCTCTAAAGGCATTTGGAGTTACGTTTCTAAGATGGACAACGCGTTTCGTAATTACGTTGCAATCACTCACAGACCCCAAGGGTCCGTTTTATCTGCCCTCACCTTAATCGCAGAG GTTCCATCAGAGTTGGAAAGCCAGACAGTGGATGTCACAGCCTCCATGGGAACTAACGGTGGTGAAAGAATATCGACTCAAGTAGCtatacagaagaagaagaagatattgaGAAAGCCGTCAAAGAAACTGATAGCAAAAGGTCTGGTCCTTGTGGGTGGTGCTGCTATCTGTTTGTCACGTGGTCACTCGGCCTTGGGTGCTAAAGTAGCATTGGCTTACCTCTTGACCAAGCTCAACAAACGTGCTACTCCTCTCAAGCAGCAGACCACCCACAACTCCAGTATTTAA
- the LOC108805400 gene encoding uncharacterized protein LOC108805400 isoform X1 — MNNNNNNNRVFFWGDVTVYEGGAWATATSILLIYLFRILFKFRFFSSPSPSPSPSIADSVSHPQIQSSRTLRRVVCDEDLKWLIQNLEGSKEAWEHVIHKSNHRLSYSAKRCNPNDGGPMKYLSVTVFEDCSPEMLKDFYMDNDFRKQWDKTVVAHHQLQVDSNTGIEFGRTIKKFPLLTSREYVLAWKLWQGNKDNFFCFTKECDHDLVPRQKKYVRVSHFRSGWRISRAVPGRNACEIKMFHQENAGLNVEMAKLAFSKGIWSYVSKMDNAFRNYVAITHRPQGSVLSALTLIAEVPSELESQTVDVTASMGTNGGERISTQVAIQKKKKILRKPSKKLIAKGLVLVGGAAICLSRGHSALGAKVALAYLLTKLNKRATPLKQQTTHNSSI; from the exons atgaataataataataataataatagggTATTTTTCTGGGGAGATGTAACTGTGTATGAGGGAGGAGCCTGGGCCACCGCTACATCGATTCTCTTAATATATCTCTTTCGTATCTTGTTCAAGTTTCgcttcttttcttctccttctccctctccctctccttcCATTGCCGACTCTGTTTCCCATCCCCAAATCCAATCATCAAG GACACTTAGAAGAGTTGTTTGTGATGAAGATTTGAAATGGCTGATCCAAAACTTGGAGGGAAGCAAAGAGGCGTGGGAACATGTTATCCACAAATCCAACCATCGCCTTTCTTACTCCGCTAAACGCTGCAACCCTAAC GATGGTGGTCCAATGAAGTACCTAAGTGTTACTGTATTTGAGGATTGCTCCCCTGAGATGTTGAAGGACTTTTACATGGACAACGATTTTAGGAAGCAATGGGATAAGACTGTCGTTGCTCATCACCAACTTCAAGTTGATAGCAATACCGGAATTGAGTTTGGTCGCACTATCAAAAAGTTCCCCTTGTTGACATCAAGGGAGTACGTCCTTGCCTGGAAGTTGTGGCAGGGAAACAAGGACAACTTCTTCTGTTTCACTAAG GAATGTGATCATGATTTGGTACCGCGACAGAAAAAGTATGTCCGTGTCAGTCACTTTAGATCTGGTTGGCGGATCAGCAGAG cagTTCCGGGAAGAAATGCTTGTGAGATCAAAATGTTCCACCAGGAAAATGCAGGGTTAAATGTTGAGATGGCCAAGCTCGCTTTCTCTAAAGGCATTTGGAGTTACGTTTCTAAGATGGACAACGCGTTTCGTAATTACGTTGCAATCACTCACAGACCCCAAGGGTCCGTTTTATCTGCCCTCACCTTAATCGCAGAG GTTCCATCAGAGTTGGAAAGCCAGACAGTGGATGTCACAGCCTCCATGGGAACTAACGGTGGTGAAAGAATATCGACTCAAGTAGCtatacagaagaagaagaagatattgaGAAAGCCGTCAAAGAAACTGATAGCAAAAGGTCTGGTCCTTGTGGGTGGTGCTGCTATCTGTTTGTCACGTGGTCACTCGGCCTTGGGTGCTAAAGTAGCATTGGCTTACCTCTTGACCAAGCTCAACAAACGTGCTACTCCTCTCAAGCAGCAGACCACCCACAACTCCAGTATTTAA
- the LOC108805414 gene encoding serine acetyltransferase 1, chloroplastic: MTPCIHTSNTHLSQDDTSRFRYMNLFPDRISRTPITKTSNSSSLDGDGDEVWIKMMEEAKSNVEQEPILSSYYYSSITSHRSLDSALANILSVKLSTLTLPSNTLFELFISVLQESPEITESLKKDLIAAKERDPACLSYVHCFLSFKGFLACQAHRIAHKLWTQDRKILSLLIQNRVSEAFAVDIHPGAKIGDGILLDHATGVVIGETAVVGDNVSILHGVTLGGTGKQGGDRHPKIGDGVLIGAGTCILGSIRIGEGAKVGSGSVVLKDVPPRTTAVGNPARLIGGKENPKMGDKIPPGLTMDQTSYLTNWSDYVI; this comes from the coding sequence atgacaCCCTGCATCCACACCTCCAATACCCATCTTTCTCAAGACGATACTTCTCGGTTCCGTTACATGAACCTCTTCCCTGATCGGATTTCACGAACACCCATCACgaaaacctcaaactcaagcTCTCTGGACGGTGATGGTGATGAAGTCTGGATTAAGATGATGGAAGAAGCTAAATCAAACGTCGAGCAAGAACCCATATTGTCAAGCTACTATTACTCTTCCATTACATCCCATCGGTCGTTAGACTCCGCTTTGGCGAACATTCTCTCCGTAAAGCTAAGCACTTTAACCTTACCGAGCAACACCCTCTTCGAGCTGTTCATCAGCGTCTTACAAGAAAGCCCAGAGATCACTGAATCGTTGAAGAAAGACCTAATAGCAGCAAAGGAAAGAGACCCGGCTTGCTTGAGCTACGTCCACTGCTTCCTAAGCTTCAAAGGCTTCCTCGCCTGCCAAGCTCATCGCATCGCTCACAAGCTCTGGACGCAAGACAGAAAGATCCTCTCTTTACTCATCCAGAACAGAGTATCCGAAGCTTTCGCTGTCGATATCCATCCGGGAGCGAAGATCGGAGATGGGATTCTGTTAGACCACGCGACGGGGGTGGTGATCGGCGAGACGGCGGTGGTCGGAGACAACGTTTCGATTCTACACGGGGTGACGCTGGGAGGGACGGGGAAACAGGGCGGCGATAGGCATCCGAAGATAGGGGATGGAGTGTTGATCGGAGCAGGGACTTGTATACTGGGGAGTATTAGGATAGGAGAGGGAGCTAAggttggatcgggttcggtggTGCTTAAGGATGTGCCGCCGCGTACGACGGCGGTTGGGAATCCGGCGAGGTTGATAGGTGGGAAGGAGAATCCGAAAATGGGAGATAAGATTCCTCCAGGTTTGACCATGGACCAGACATCGTATTTGACCAACTGGTCTGATTATGTTATCTAA